In Anaerolineales bacterium, one DNA window encodes the following:
- a CDS encoding aminotransferase class I/II-fold pyridoxal phosphate-dependent enzyme produces MRLSKLASEIVESPTLALNEEARLLRERGEAVINLGIGEPKNKTPIAAILSSGAKLSSGDVKYTPPDGLPSMKKAVIRYTEENYDRLVAPENVIITNGAKQSLYNIFYSILNPQDEVLVIAPYWVSYPEMIKMCMAIPVIVTPEDGTFIPRFEDIERAVTSSTRAIIINSPNNPSGAIYPADLLARIVELCERKGVYMICDDIYHKLTFDGHVAPPAYSFTKKEIEDSHILVVNGVAKLYGMTGFRIGWVIAPRQLVRVMTNVLAQTTSCVSPIAQAAAEGALNGLQSVVEALRLQIQNNCEIVLQEMRTFNGARLIEPKGTFYALPDLRAFSTNSVELSRFLLKKALVVTVPGKEFGMEGHIRISFAGSVKDLTEGMARIKWALDATSPNEIYIRDRKMIRDWM; encoded by the coding sequence GAACGAAGAGGCGCGTCTGTTGCGTGAACGCGGCGAGGCGGTCATCAATTTGGGGATCGGTGAGCCGAAAAATAAAACACCGATTGCCGCGATTCTTTCCTCGGGGGCGAAACTATCCAGTGGGGATGTGAAGTACACCCCGCCGGACGGTTTGCCGTCCATGAAAAAGGCGGTCATTCGCTATACGGAGGAGAACTATGACCGCCTCGTCGCGCCTGAAAACGTGATCATCACCAACGGGGCAAAACAGTCGCTCTACAATATTTTTTATTCCATTTTGAATCCACAGGATGAAGTGCTTGTCATCGCACCGTATTGGGTTTCATACCCGGAGATGATAAAAATGTGCATGGCGATTCCCGTCATTGTCACACCTGAAGACGGGACGTTCATCCCGCGCTTTGAAGATATCGAACGCGCAGTGACCTCCTCCACGCGAGCGATCATCATCAACAGCCCGAACAACCCCTCGGGAGCAATCTATCCCGCCGATTTACTTGCAAGGATAGTGGAGCTATGCGAACGCAAGGGCGTTTACATGATCTGTGATGATATCTACCATAAGCTGACCTTCGACGGGCATGTGGCTCCGCCTGCCTATTCATTTACGAAAAAAGAGATTGAAGATTCGCATATCCTTGTTGTCAATGGTGTGGCGAAGTTATATGGAATGACAGGCTTCCGCATTGGCTGGGTGATCGCACCGCGTCAATTGGTGAGGGTGATGACAAATGTCCTCGCGCAGACGACCTCGTGTGTGTCGCCCATTGCGCAGGCGGCTGCGGAGGGTGCCTTGAATGGGTTGCAGTCCGTAGTGGAGGCGCTGCGACTGCAGATCCAGAATAATTGCGAGATCGTTTTGCAGGAAATGCGGACATTCAACGGTGCGCGGCTGATCGAGCCAAAAGGGACGTTTTACGCTCTTCCCGATTTGCGCGCCTTTTCCACCAATTCGGTGGAGTTGTCCAGGTTCCTATTGAAGAAGGCATTGGTGGTGACCGTTCCCGGGAAGGAATTCGGCATGGAGGGCCACATCCGCATTTCATTTGCGGGTTCTGTAAAGGACCTTACCGAAGGGATGGCCCGCATCAAGTGGGCGCTTGACGCGACATCGCCCAACGAAATTTATATCCGCGATAGGAAAATGATCCGAGATTGGATGTAG